In a single window of the Effusibacillus lacus genome:
- the sucD gene encoding succinate--CoA ligase subunit alpha — protein sequence MSILINKDTKVITQGITGATGLFHTKQAIEYGSQMVGGVTPGKGGTEVEGIPVFDTVAEAKAKTGANASVIYVAPAFAADAIMEAVDADLDLVICITEGIPVLDMVKVKRYMEGKRTRLIGPNCPGVITPGECKIGIMPGYIHMPGRVGVVSRSGTLTYEAVHQLTTRGIGQSTAVGIGGDPVKGTEFIDVLEMFNNDPDTDAVIMIGEIGGTAEEEAAEWIKANMKKPVAGFIAGATAPPGKRMGHAGAIISGGKGTAAEKIAVMKECGIRVAPTPSEMGSTLVELLKEKGMLEQVITKK from the coding sequence CAAGCAAGCAATCGAATACGGATCACAGATGGTTGGCGGGGTTACACCCGGCAAAGGCGGCACGGAAGTGGAAGGGATTCCCGTTTTTGACACGGTCGCTGAAGCCAAAGCAAAAACGGGAGCCAATGCATCCGTCATCTATGTTGCGCCTGCTTTCGCAGCGGATGCGATCATGGAAGCGGTTGACGCGGATCTGGATCTTGTCATTTGCATCACGGAAGGAATCCCGGTGCTTGACATGGTCAAGGTCAAGCGGTACATGGAAGGCAAACGGACCCGCCTGATCGGACCCAACTGCCCGGGTGTCATTACTCCCGGCGAATGCAAGATTGGCATCATGCCCGGGTATATTCACATGCCAGGACGTGTCGGGGTGGTATCCCGTTCCGGAACTTTGACTTATGAAGCGGTTCATCAACTGACAACCCGCGGGATCGGTCAGTCCACAGCGGTGGGGATTGGCGGGGACCCGGTCAAAGGCACGGAATTTATCGATGTGCTGGAAATGTTCAACAACGACCCGGATACGGATGCTGTCATCATGATCGGTGAGATCGGCGGTACGGCTGAAGAAGAAGCGGCTGAGTGGATCAAAGCGAACATGAAAAAACCTGTTGCAGGATTCATCGCGGGCGCAACCGCACCTCCCGGCAAGCGTATGGGGCACGCGGGTGCCATCATTTCCGGCGGCAAGGGAACAGCGGCGGAAAAAATCGCGGTTATGAAGGAATGCGGAATTCGCGTAGCCCCGACTCCTTCCGAAATGGGTTCCACATTGGTCGAACTGTTGAAAGAGAAAGGCATGCTCGAACAGGTCATCACGAAGAAGTAA